A single region of the Vicia villosa cultivar HV-30 ecotype Madison, WI linkage group LG4, Vvil1.0, whole genome shotgun sequence genome encodes:
- the LOC131598037 gene encoding probable F-box protein At4g22030, whose protein sequence is MASMLKTSVVTSCSLTSSKRVINAAIHLPKLPNISLPPTKIQTSRKQLLDHQQLILEKYNNNKNNTQILHDQQQENSTNSKVIVQLYAVLEAVSDRVEMHQNIGEQRNNWNNLLLNSINMITLTATTMSGVAAVTSGEGAPLLALKLSSALLFSAATGLLLIMNKIQPSQLTEEQRNATRLFKQLQTQIQTTIAIGNPTEDDVKGAMEKVLALDKAYPLPLLGAMLEKFPAKYEPAVWWPSKKGKTQSKKMGKMDNGWSEELEMEMREVVEVIKRKDAEDYDRLGNIALKINKSLAIAGPLLTGMAAIGSSFIGNGSSLAAFVPLLAGSLAAAVNTFEHGGQVGMVFEMYRTSGGFFKMLETSIESTLGEKDVEKRENGELFEMKMALQLGRSISNLRELASKSATVGTRRRDDMIAYRRLDRAVESSRRVGADDGKDSQLRTGREDIETRVEAQVDTEVEAQTELEVTKAHTKVETQADTEMETHVDNETTTQVGEDVKAQAETGVTALANIESIVQIYGGFPRECSDNSFLRIYQSCGI, encoded by the exons ATGGCTTCAATGTTAAAAACTTCAGTTGTAACTTCTTGCTCTTTAACATCTTCAAAGAGAGTTATTAATGCAGCTATCCATCTTCCCAAACTCCCAAATATTTCATTGCCACCAACAAAGATTCAAACCAGCAGAAAACAACTACTTGATCATCAACAGTTAATACTAGAAAaatacaacaataacaaaaacaacacaCAGATATTACATGATCAACAACAAGAGAATTCTACAAATTCTAAAGTCATAGTTCAACTTTATGCTGTCTTAGAAGCTGTATCCGACAGAGTTGAAATGCATCAAAACATTGGTGAACAACGTAACAACTGGAACAACCTTCTATTAAACTCAATCAACATGATTACTCTAACTGCTACAACCATGTCTGGTGTTGCTGCTGTCACAAGTGGGGAAGGTGCACCACTTTTGGCTCTGAAGTTATCTTCTGCTCTTTTATTCTCAGCTGCAACTGGATTATTACTTATCATGAACAAAATCCAACCCTCTCAACTCACTGAGGAACAAAGAAATGCTACAAGACTGTTCAAACAACTTCAGACACAAATCCAAACTACAATTGCTATTGGAAATCCCACTGAGGATGATGTGAAGGGTGCAATGGAGAAGGTTTTGGCTCTTGACAAAGCCTATCCACTTCCCTTATTAGGAGCAATGCTTGAAAAGtttcctgcaaagtatgaacctGCAGTTTGGTGGCCTTCCAAAAAAGGAAAAACTCAAAGCAAGAAAATGGGTAAAATGGATAATGGATGGAGTGAAGAATTAGAAATGGAAATGAGGGAGGTTGTTGAAGTGATAAAGAGAAAAGATGCTGAAGATTATGACAGACTCGGAAACATAGCATTGAAGATAAACAAGAGTTTGGCAATTGCAGGGCCATTGCTCACGGGAATGGCAGCTATTGGATCTTCATTCATAGGAAATGGAAGTTCTTTGGCTGCTTTTGTACCTCTTTTGGCTGGTTCATTGGCTGCTGCAGTTAATACTTTTGAGCATGGTGGACAAGTTGGGATGGTTTTTGAAATGTACAGAACTTCTGGTGGCTTCTTTAAGATGTTAGAAACCTCTATTGAATCAACACTGGGAGAGAAAGATGTAGAGAAAAGAGAAAATGGAGAGTTGTTTGAAATGAAGATGGCTTTGCAGTTGGGAAGAAGTATATCAAATCTGAGAGAACTTGCATCAAAATCAGCTACTG tggGAACTAGACGACGAGACGACATGATTGCTTATAGACGACTTGACAGAGCTGTAGAGAGCTCTCGTCGGGTAGGGGCAGATGATGGGAAAGATTCGCAACTCCGGACGGGTAGA GAGGATATAGAGACTCGAGTTGAGGCTCAAGTTGACACTGAGGTGGAGGCTCAAACTGAGTTAGAGGTGACGAAGGCACACACTAAGGTGGAGACTCAAGCTGACACTGAGATGGAGACCCATGTTGACAATGAGACGACGACTCAGGTTGGTGAGGATGTGAAGGCTCAAGCTGAGACGGGAGTGACTGCTCTGGCTAATATAGAGTCGATTGTACAAATATATGGGGGCTTCCCTAGAGAGTGTAGTGATAATTCCTTCCTCCGCATATATCAATCATGTGGCATTTAG
- the LOC131599898 gene encoding probable F-box protein At4g22030 has translation MVSLQIFSAASLSSSSLKTVNAAIHLPKLPRLPNFSINPQLPKTTKLIEEFNVSIDHTIQLEKNHVVLTKQSHDRHNKKNTDDIIIKLYAVLEAVSDRVEMHHNIAEQRNNWNNLLLNSINMITLAATTLAGVASAAATTCSDSSLLALKLSSALLFSAATGLLLIMNKINPSQLTEEQRNATRLFKQLQTQIQTTIAIGNPCEDDVKDAMEKVLALDKAFPLPLLGAMLEKYPAKFEPAVWWPSKKGKSQSKKIGKMNNGWSKELEMEMREVVEVIKRKDAEDYDRLGNIALKINKSLAIAGPLLTGIAAIGSTFIGNGSPVAAFVPLLAGSLASAINTFEHGGQVGMVFEMYRGSAGFFNLLETSIESTLGEKDLEKRENGELFEMKMALQLGRSVSNLRELASKSASNLIDEFASKLF, from the coding sequence ATGGTTTCTTTACAAATATTTTCAGCAGCtagtttatcttcttcttctttgaagACAGTTAATGCTGCTATCCATCTCCCTAAACTCCCACGTCTCCCTAATTTCTCCATTAATCCACAATTACCAAAAACAACAAAACTGATTGAAGAATTTAATGTATCCATAGATCATACAATTCAACTTGAAAAGAATCATGTTGTCCTCACCAAACAATCACACGACAGACACAACAAGAAGAATAcagatgatattattattaaactcTATGCAGTCTTGGAAGCGGTTTCCGACAGAGTTGAAATGCATCACAACATTGCCGAACAACGCAACAATTGGAACAATCTTTTATTAAATTCCATCAACATGATTACTCTTGCTGCTACAACTTTGGCTGGTGTTGCTTCTGCTGCTGCAACCACTTGCTCTGATTCTTCACTTTTGGCTTTGAAATTATCTTCTGCTCTTTTATTCTCTGCTGCTACTGGTTTATTGCTTATCATGAACAAAATTAATCCTTCTCAACTCACAGAGGAACAAAGAAATGCTACCAGATTGTTTAAACAGCTTCAAACACAAATCCAAACCACTATTGCAATAGGAAATCCGTGTGAGGATGATGTCAAAGATGCAATGGAGAAGGTTTTGGCTCTTGACAAAGCTTTCCCACTTCCATTATTAGGAGCAATGCTTGAAAAATATCCTGCAAAATTTGAGCCTGCTGTTTGGTGGCCTTCTAAAAAAGGAAAATCACAAAGCAAGAAAATAGGGAAAATGAATAATGGATGGAGTAAAGAATTAGAAATGGAAATGAGGGAAGTTGTTGAAGTCATAAAGAGAAAAGATGCTGAGGATTATGACAGACTCGGAAACATAGCATTGAAGATAAACAAGAGTTTGGCAATTGCAGGTCCATTACTCACAGGCATTGCAGCTATTGGATCTACTTTTATAGGTAATGGTAGTCCTGTGGCTGCTTTTGTTCCTCTCTTGGCTGGTTCGTTGGCTTCTGCAATTAATACTTTTGAGCATGGTGGACAAGTTGGCATGGTTTTTGAAATGTATAGAGGGTCTGCTGGTTTCTTCAACTTGTTAGAAACCTCCATTGAATCAACATTGGGAGAGAAAGATTTAGAGAAAAGAGAAAATGGAGAGTTGTTTGAAATGAAGATGGCTTTGCAGTTGGGAAGAAGTGTATCAAATCTGAGGGAACTTGCCTCAAAATCAGCTTCCAATCTCATAGATGAATTTGCCAGCAAGCTCTTCTAA
- the LOC131599899 gene encoding probable F-box protein At4g22030, which translates to MASILQSSVITSCSLPSSRRVIKAAIHLPKLQNISLPKIQTSRKQQLDHQLLILENDTNTSSTKILHDQQQQQQCSTHSKAIVQLYAVLEAVSDRVEMHQNIGEQRNNWNNLLLNSINMITLTATTMSGVAAVTSGEGAPLLALKLSSALLFSAATGLLLIMNKIQPSQLTEEQRNATRLFKQLRTQIQTTIAIGNPTEEDVKGTMDKVLALDKAYPLPLLGAMLEKFPAKFEPAVWWPSNKGKTQSKKMGKMDNGWSEELEMEMREVVEAIKRKDAEDYNRLGNIALKINKSLAIAGPLLTGIAAIGSSFIGNGSSLAAFVSLLAGSLAAAVNTFEHGGQVGMVFEMYRTSGGFFKLLETSIESTLSEKDLEKRENGELFEMKMALQLGRSVSELRALASKSASFRMEGVDIDEFASKLF; encoded by the coding sequence ATGGCTTCAATATTACAATCTTCAGTTATAACTTCTTGTTCTTTACCATCTTCAAGGAGGGTCATTAAAGCAGCAATTCATCTTCCAAAACTACAAAATATTTCATTGCCAAAGATACAAACCAGCAGAAAACAACAACTTGATCATCAACTATTAATACTTGAAAATGACACCAACACCAGCAGTACAAAAATATTACacgatcaacaacaacaacaacaatgttcTACACACTCTAAAGCCATTGTTCAACTATATGCCGTCTTAGAAGCTGTATCCGACAGAGTTGAGATGCATCAAAACATTGGCGAACAACGTAACAACTGGAACAACCTTCTATTAAACTCAATCAACATGATTACTCTAACTGCTACAACCATGTCTGGTGTTGCTGCTGTCACAAGTGGGGAAGGTGCACCACTTTTGGCTCTGAAGTTATCTTCTGCTCTTTTATTCTCAGCTGCAACTGGATTATTACTTATCATGAACAAAATCCAACCCTCTCAACTCACAGAGGAACAAAGAAATGCTACAAGACTGTTCAAACAACTTCGGACACAAATCCAAACTACAATTGCTATTGGAAATCCTACTGAGGAAGATGTGAAGGGTACAATGGACAAAGTTTTGGCACTTGACAAAGCATATCCCCTTCCCTTATTAGGAGCAATGCTTGAAAAGTTCCCTGCAAAGTTTGAGCCTGCTGTTTGGTGGCCTTCCAACAAAGGAAAAACACAAAGCAAGAAAATGGGTAAAATGGATAATGGATGGAGTGAAGAACTAGAAATGGAAATGAGGGAGGTTGTTGAAGCGATAAAGAGAAAAGATGCTGAAGATTATAACAGACTTGGAAATATAGCATTAAAGATAAACAAGAGTTTGGCAATTGCAGGACCATTGCTCACAGGAATTGCAGCTATTGGATCTTCATTCATAGGAAATGGCAGTTCTTTGGCtgcttttgtttctcttttggcAGGTTCATTGGCTGCTGCAGTTAACACTTTTGAGCATGGTGGACAAGTTGGGATGGTTTTTGAAATGTACAGAACTTCTGGTGGCTTCTTCAAGTTGTTAGAAACCTCAATTGAATCAACTTTAAGTGAGAAAGATTTAGAGAAAAGAGAAAATGGAGAGTTGTTTGAAATGAAAATGGCTTTACAGTTGGGAAGAAGTGTATCGGAGTTGAGGGCACTTGCTTCAAAATCAGCTTCCTTTCGAATGGAAGGTGTTGACATAGATGAATTCGCCAGCAAACTCTTCTAA